From one bacterium genomic stretch:
- a CDS encoding amidohydrolase family protein, with protein sequence MSTESLVYYDCFTAVGRHTAADALESWSVDHLLQEMARCHIQGALVYSHQAREIHPTLGNPQISALCRRHPELAPCWIGLPHHTNEFYKPAELIAEMEANQVRAIKIYPRIYEFPVDERTLGPLLSALQEAGILLIVDAGRYEEAVQITWQEVAWICETFPRLSLLLHSLRWEATRTLAPLAVQFPNLYLEFSNYQGNRMLEYWCDLIGHERLLFGSEAPRRSQGAARSYIDYADLPFEKKQAIAGGNLQRLLRRPEWPGVKPEPVRDRIVATALKGEPLLYTPVIDSHAHITHKKGAGASRVAMTASDAGAVVQRNRKLGVQKTCVSAWTAIWGDYEMGNNDTFQAMQDYPDEIIGYASMDPSYVTDWEKEIRFYFEQQGFLGLKPYHPMTRVNYDDPRYEPWYAYANERRLFALLHYSDNFIAEVKKIAPRYPEITFLLAHSGTSWKVARQHVDLAKEFPNVMLEITFTSVIEGIIEYMVREAGATRVLYGSDAPMRDPYPQFGWVAFADLTEKEKENILGLNMNKILARCKRI encoded by the coding sequence CACCGCAGTCGGTCGTCACACGGCGGCGGATGCGCTGGAAAGCTGGAGCGTGGATCACCTGCTGCAGGAGATGGCCCGCTGCCATATTCAAGGCGCATTGGTCTATTCTCATCAGGCGCGGGAAATCCATCCCACGTTGGGCAATCCACAGATCTCTGCCCTGTGCCGCCGACACCCGGAGCTGGCGCCGTGCTGGATCGGACTGCCGCATCATACCAATGAATTCTACAAGCCCGCTGAGCTGATCGCCGAGATGGAAGCAAACCAGGTCCGCGCCATAAAGATTTATCCGCGCATCTACGAATTCCCTGTGGATGAACGCACGTTGGGTCCTTTGCTTTCCGCTCTCCAGGAAGCGGGCATTCTGCTCATCGTCGATGCCGGGCGCTATGAAGAGGCCGTACAGATCACTTGGCAGGAGGTGGCATGGATCTGCGAGACTTTTCCTCGGCTCTCTCTGCTGCTGCACAGTCTGCGCTGGGAAGCGACGCGCACCCTGGCGCCCCTGGCCGTGCAATTTCCCAATCTCTACCTCGAATTCAGCAATTATCAAGGAAATCGCATGCTCGAGTACTGGTGCGATCTCATCGGCCACGAACGTCTGCTGTTCGGCAGTGAGGCGCCCCGCCGCAGTCAAGGCGCCGCGCGCTCTTATATCGATTATGCGGATCTGCCTTTTGAAAAAAAGCAGGCGATCGCCGGCGGCAATCTGCAGAGATTGTTGCGCCGTCCGGAATGGCCCGGCGTCAAGCCGGAACCGGTCCGGGATCGCATTGTTGCCACAGCCTTAAAAGGCGAGCCCCTGCTCTACACGCCGGTGATCGACAGCCACGCCCACATCACCCATAAAAAGGGCGCCGGGGCTTCCCGCGTCGCCATGACTGCTTCGGACGCCGGCGCAGTGGTGCAACGCAACCGAAAATTGGGCGTCCAAAAGACCTGCGTCAGCGCCTGGACCGCCATCTGGGGCGACTATGAGATGGGCAACAACGATACCTTTCAGGCCATGCAGGACTATCCGGATGAAATCATCGGCTATGCATCCATGGATCCCAGCTATGTGACCGACTGGGAAAAAGAGATTCGCTTCTATTTCGAACAACAAGGATTTCTCGGGCTCAAGCCTTATCATCCCATGACGCGCGTCAACTATGATGATCCGCGCTATGAACCATGGTACGCCTATGCCAATGAGCGCCGACTTTTCGCGCTCTTGCACTATTCCGACAATTTCATCGCGGAGGTAAAAAAAATCGCTCCCCGATACCCGGAGATCACATTTCTCCTCGCCCATTCCGGCACCAGCTGGAAGGTCGCCCGCCAGCACGTCGATCTGGCCAAAGAGTTCCCCAATGTGATGCTCGAGATAACCTTTACATCGGTCATCGAAGGGATTATCGAATACATGGTACGCGAAGCGGGCGCCACGCGTGTGCTGTACGGCTCGGATGCGCCCATGCGCGATCCTTATCCGCAATTCGGCTGGGTGGCTTTTGCCGATCTGACTGAAAAGGAAAAAGAGAACATCCTGGGGCTGAACATGAATAAAATTCTGGCGAGATGTAAACGAATCTAG